Proteins encoded together in one Lathyrus oleraceus cultivar Zhongwan6 chromosome 5, CAAS_Psat_ZW6_1.0, whole genome shotgun sequence window:
- the LOC127086976 gene encoding replication protein A 32 kDa subunit B isoform X1: MNASQFDGNAAFSGGGFMPQSTPVSDSPLTPSKNRDTQALLPLTIKQINDALQSCDDRANLTIVGVDVGTISLVGRICNKSEHVTDVKFVLDDGTGMIECTKWLQEPADSIQVESILNGMYVRVYGHLKGFQGKKNLNVFSFRPVTDFNEIAHHFIDCIYVHLYNSKLRASTPNQHHAPNSTQITPTKGYQPQVIPPNQFSGQHNDGQKSVEVSVLDVLHLPANRIKDEGTSVDVIAQLVGIPMDKLMLAINNLIGEGAIYETMSNKYKSAVDG; this comes from the exons ATGAATGCGAGCCAGTTCGACGGTAACGCTGCCTTCTCCGGCGGTGGTTTCATGCCTCAGTCCACTCCGGTCTCCGACTCTCCCCTCACTCCCTCCAAG AATCGTGATACTCAGGCCTTGCTTCCTCTGACGATCAAGCAGATCAACGATGCACTCCAATCATGTGATGATAGAGCCAATCTGACTATTGTTGGTGTCGACGTTGGCACA ATTTCTCTTGTTGGTAGAATTTGCAACAAATCTGAACATGTTACTGATGTTAAATTTGTACTTGATGATGGTACCGGAATGATTGAGTGCACTAAATG GCTTCAAGAGCCTGCAGATTCAATTCAAGTGGAGAGTATCTT GAATGGAATGTATGTGAGGGTTTATGGACATTTGAAAGGCTTTCAGGGTAAAAAAAACTTAAATGTTTTCTCTTTTAG GCCCGTGACTGACTTCAACGAGATTGCCCACCATTTCATTGATTGCATATATGTTCATCTATATAATTCGAAGTTACGG GCTAGCACCCCCAATCAGCACCATGCTCCTAATTCTACACAAATCACTCCCACGAAAGGTTATCAACCTCAAGTCATACCACCAAATCAA TTCTCTGGTCAGCATAATGATGGTCAGAAGAGTGTTGAAGTATCGGTGTTAGATGTTTTGCATCTTCCTGCAAACAG GATAAAGGATGAGGGAACTAGTGTTGATGTTATCGCACAACTTGTTGGAATTCCCATGGATAAACTCAT GCTGGCCATTAATAATCTCATCGGAGAAGGTGCCATATATGAAACTATGTCTAATAAGTATAAGTCAGCTGTCGACGGTTGA
- the LOC127086976 gene encoding replication protein A 32 kDa subunit B isoform X2, giving the protein MNASQFDGNAAFSGGGFMPQSTPVSDSPLTPSKNRDTQALLPLTIKQINDALQSCDDRANLTIVGVDVGTISLVGRICNKSEHVTDVKFVLDDGTGMIECTKWLQEPADSIQVESILPVTDFNEIAHHFIDCIYVHLYNSKLRASTPNQHHAPNSTQITPTKGYQPQVIPPNQFSGQHNDGQKSVEVSVLDVLHLPANRIKDEGTSVDVIAQLVGIPMDKLMYLFSLNRLTSHVQVILTPYLVLQAGH; this is encoded by the exons ATGAATGCGAGCCAGTTCGACGGTAACGCTGCCTTCTCCGGCGGTGGTTTCATGCCTCAGTCCACTCCGGTCTCCGACTCTCCCCTCACTCCCTCCAAG AATCGTGATACTCAGGCCTTGCTTCCTCTGACGATCAAGCAGATCAACGATGCACTCCAATCATGTGATGATAGAGCCAATCTGACTATTGTTGGTGTCGACGTTGGCACA ATTTCTCTTGTTGGTAGAATTTGCAACAAATCTGAACATGTTACTGATGTTAAATTTGTACTTGATGATGGTACCGGAATGATTGAGTGCACTAAATG GCTTCAAGAGCCTGCAGATTCAATTCAAGTGGAGAGTATCTT GCCCGTGACTGACTTCAACGAGATTGCCCACCATTTCATTGATTGCATATATGTTCATCTATATAATTCGAAGTTACGG GCTAGCACCCCCAATCAGCACCATGCTCCTAATTCTACACAAATCACTCCCACGAAAGGTTATCAACCTCAAGTCATACCACCAAATCAA TTCTCTGGTCAGCATAATGATGGTCAGAAGAGTGTTGAAGTATCGGTGTTAGATGTTTTGCATCTTCCTGCAAACAG GATAAAGGATGAGGGAACTAGTGTTGATGTTATCGCACAACTTGTTGGAATTCCCATGGATAAACTCATGTATCTGTTCTCTCTCAATCGTCTCACTTCCCATGTCCAAGTTATATTGACTCCCTATCTGGTTTTGCAGGCTGGCCATTAA